A portion of the uncultured Fibrobacter sp. genome contains these proteins:
- a CDS encoding ATP-binding protein, with protein MNGKISRIIAEDVSRKFFKGKVIVVYGPRQSGKTTLIKELLREMAVSPVFLNGDDDLDVHYFDTVTASRWTQLMGEKKVVFIDEGQKIQNLGRAVKLLVDSRDDVQVVITGSSSFTLANSVEEPLTGRKFEYRLFPLSYAELAKHFGFLEESKKLELRLIYGSYPEVVTNEDGVKETLKMLADSYLYRDLMQYEGIRKPAVLEKLLRAVALQVGSEVSYNELAGLIGVSRTLVESYLKILEQAFIIFPLTSYSNNLRNEIKKGVKYYFWDNGIRNAVLNDFTPVPQRNDIGALWENYAISERMKRNAYGRADGLPYFWRTTDQIEVDYLEVCGSKIKAFEFKWNPKKKSRVTKAFTNRYPDAEVETITPENFGEWVGNGIF; from the coding sequence ATGAACGGCAAAATTTCAAGAATTATCGCAGAGGATGTTTCCCGCAAGTTTTTTAAGGGTAAGGTTATCGTTGTTTACGGTCCGAGGCAGAGCGGCAAGACGACCCTTATCAAGGAACTGCTGCGAGAAATGGCTGTTTCGCCCGTATTTTTGAATGGCGACGATGATTTGGATGTCCATTATTTTGATACGGTGACGGCCAGTCGCTGGACTCAGTTGATGGGCGAAAAGAAGGTTGTTTTTATCGACGAAGGTCAAAAGATTCAGAACCTGGGGCGTGCGGTAAAGTTGCTTGTAGATTCCCGCGACGATGTTCAAGTGGTGATTACCGGGTCAAGTTCGTTCACCTTGGCAAATTCCGTGGAAGAACCCTTGACTGGGCGCAAATTTGAATACAGGTTGTTTCCGTTGAGTTATGCGGAACTTGCTAAGCACTTTGGATTTTTGGAAGAATCGAAAAAATTGGAGCTGCGCCTTATTTACGGGAGCTATCCCGAAGTCGTGACAAACGAGGATGGTGTCAAAGAAACGCTCAAGATGCTTGCGGACAGCTACCTGTATCGTGATTTGATGCAGTACGAAGGAATTCGAAAACCAGCGGTGCTTGAAAAATTGCTGCGAGCGGTGGCCCTGCAGGTGGGCAGCGAAGTCTCTTATAACGAATTAGCCGGACTCATCGGTGTATCGCGAACACTTGTGGAATCATATCTGAAAATATTGGAGCAGGCGTTTATCATTTTCCCGCTGACATCGTATTCGAACAACTTGCGCAACGAAATCAAGAAAGGCGTAAAGTATTACTTCTGGGATAACGGAATCCGCAATGCCGTACTGAACGATTTTACGCCCGTGCCGCAAAGGAACGATATCGGGGCACTTTGGGAAAACTACGCCATCAGTGAACGCATGAAAAGGAACGCCTACGGCCGTGCAGATGGGCTCCCTTATTTTTGGCGGACAACCGACCAGATAGAAGTCGATTACCTCGAAGTCTGCGGCTCAAAAATCAAGGCGTTCGAATTCAAGTGGAACCCCAAAAAGAAAAGCCGCGTCACCAAAGCGTTTACCAACCGATACCCTGATGCAGAGGTGGAAACCATTACGCCGGAGAATTTTGGGGAATGGGTGGGGAACGGTATATTCTGA
- a CDS encoding Rpn family recombination-promoting nuclease/putative transposase, which yields MTKKKKIFRRKHDPFFRYIYAIPANTRALLRLAQRKNPELRRMLSSVDMDSLELIPGSFSNVKEWGESDLAFKARIKGGPEIFVGILLEHKSYRKSDVLSQIYRYTFEVMQNKGATDFGWLPTKAIIIYNGQGDWNPMAEFRSKYRGQFNGRELPFECVLVNLADIPDMACFRETNIEAAVGTLVMKHAFDADGLKSIVDMLARLLSRLENEARATLSEKIVVYFQKNLRLGNGNASIPAALGLKFF from the coding sequence ATGACCAAGAAAAAGAAGATTTTTCGTCGTAAGCATGACCCTTTCTTTCGTTACATTTATGCGATTCCTGCGAACACTCGCGCGCTATTGCGGCTTGCGCAACGTAAAAATCCCGAACTTCGCAGGATGCTGTCCTCGGTGGATATGGATTCTCTGGAGTTGATTCCGGGTAGTTTCAGCAATGTGAAGGAGTGGGGTGAATCAGACCTTGCCTTTAAGGCACGTATCAAGGGAGGCCCTGAAATTTTTGTGGGCATCTTATTGGAGCATAAGTCTTATCGCAAGAGTGATGTTCTTTCGCAGATTTACCGCTATACCTTTGAGGTGATGCAAAATAAGGGCGCAACTGATTTCGGCTGGCTTCCGACGAAGGCGATTATTATTTACAATGGTCAGGGCGACTGGAATCCGATGGCGGAATTCCGTTCCAAGTATCGGGGGCAATTCAATGGCCGCGAATTGCCTTTTGAATGTGTCCTTGTGAACCTTGCGGATATCCCCGATATGGCCTGCTTCAGGGAAACGAATATTGAGGCTGCTGTCGGGACCTTGGTGATGAAGCACGCCTTTGATGCTGACGGCCTGAAAAGTATTGTGGATATGTTGGCCAGATTGCTTTCCAGATTGGAAAACGAGGCTAGGGCTACCCTTTCCGAAAAAATTGTAGTATATTTCCAGAAAAACCTTCGCCTCGGCAATGGGAATGCTAGCATTCCCGCTGCGCTCGGCTTGAAGTTTTTTTAA